A window of Streptomyces sp. N50 contains these coding sequences:
- a CDS encoding signal peptidase I encodes MEDSVYVGNAGKDAVLDRGWLLGHFKEEGSPLHSDAVEVKWGVHPRGEQRAQWVKGEVRAAVLVLISGRFRMEFPGRSVLLEEQGDYVVWGRGVDHSWTAEDESVVLTVRWPSVPGYAVPQDEERTSSSDGT; translated from the coding sequence ATGGAAGACAGTGTGTACGTGGGTAATGCGGGCAAAGACGCGGTACTGGACCGGGGGTGGCTGCTCGGGCACTTCAAAGAGGAAGGAAGTCCTCTCCACAGCGACGCCGTCGAGGTCAAATGGGGTGTCCACCCGCGCGGCGAACAGCGGGCGCAGTGGGTGAAGGGCGAAGTGCGCGCAGCTGTCCTGGTCCTGATCTCAGGCCGCTTCCGTATGGAGTTCCCCGGTCGAAGCGTGCTGTTGGAAGAACAGGGCGACTATGTCGTCTGGGGCCGGGGAGTGGACCACTCCTGGACCGCGGAGGACGAGTCCGTGGTACTGACCGTGCGCTGGCCTTCCGTGCCTGGATACGCCGTACCGCAGGACGAAGAGCGGACGAGTTCGTCCGACGGAACATGA
- a CDS encoding glycosyltransferase produces the protein MRVLLSTYGTRGDVEPLVALAVRLRERGVEVRMCAPPDEEFAERLAGLGVRLVPVGPPVRALMSGSTLPSAADLSRYRSEMLDAQFEIFPAALDGCDALVAAGLAQIAARSVAEAAGVRYVYTSYSAVNLPSPHHAPPPRPGWPEPEADDNPTLWELDARQVNAQFAEPLNGHRARLGLPPVDNVRDHVFTDRPWLAADPVLGPWRKTPGLDVVQTGAWTLPDERPLPADLLTFLDAGAPPVYVGFGSVRPSPDIARRAVEAVRAQDHRVLVSRGWADLDLGDDRDDCLAIGEVSHQSLFGRVAAVVHHGGAGTTLTAARAGVPQVVVPLQLADNPYWAGQVAALDLGAALDSPAPTTESLNVAFKTALAPETRARAKALGSRIRTDGAAVAADLLLDAIR, from the coding sequence ATGCGGGTGCTGTTGTCCACGTACGGGACGCGGGGCGATGTCGAACCGCTGGTGGCACTCGCGGTGCGGCTGCGGGAGCGCGGTGTGGAGGTGCGGATGTGCGCCCCGCCCGACGAGGAGTTCGCGGAGCGGCTTGCGGGTCTCGGGGTGCGACTGGTGCCTGTCGGGCCACCGGTGCGGGCGCTGATGAGCGGGTCGACGCTGCCGTCGGCGGCGGATCTGTCCCGGTACCGGTCCGAGATGCTCGACGCGCAGTTCGAGATCTTCCCGGCGGCGCTCGACGGATGTGACGCGCTGGTGGCGGCGGGCCTGGCGCAGATCGCCGCGCGGTCCGTGGCCGAGGCCGCGGGCGTCCGCTACGTGTACACGAGCTATTCGGCGGTCAACCTGCCGTCGCCCCACCACGCGCCGCCACCGCGGCCGGGCTGGCCGGAGCCGGAGGCGGACGACAATCCGACGCTGTGGGAGCTGGACGCCCGCCAGGTGAACGCGCAGTTCGCCGAGCCGCTCAACGGCCACCGGGCGCGTCTCGGTCTGCCGCCGGTGGACAACGTCCGTGATCACGTCTTCACCGACCGGCCGTGGCTGGCGGCGGACCCGGTCCTGGGACCGTGGCGGAAAACTCCGGGCCTCGACGTGGTCCAGACGGGCGCGTGGACGCTGCCGGACGAACGCCCGCTGCCGGCCGACCTGTTGACGTTCCTGGACGCGGGCGCTCCGCCGGTCTACGTGGGTTTCGGCAGCGTGCGCCCGTCGCCGGACATCGCTCGCAGGGCCGTCGAGGCGGTCCGCGCACAGGATCACCGCGTACTCGTCTCCCGCGGCTGGGCGGACCTGGACCTGGGCGATGACCGGGACGACTGCCTCGCCATCGGCGAGGTCAGCCATCAGAGTCTTTTCGGGAGGGTGGCCGCGGTGGTCCACCACGGCGGTGCGGGCACGACGCTGACGGCCGCCCGGGCGGGTGTGCCGCAGGTGGTGGTGCCTCTGCAGTTGGCGGACAACCCCTACTGGGCGGGTCAGGTGGCAGCCCTGGATCTCGGTGCGGCCCTCGACAGTCCGGCTCCGACGACCGAGTCCTTGAACGTCGCGTTCAAGACGGCCCTGGCACCGGAGACACGGGCCCGGGCCAAGGCTCTGGGCAGCAGGATCCGCACCGATGGAGCGGCGGTGGCCGCGGACCTGCTGCTCGACGCCATCCGCTGA
- a CDS encoding RidA family protein: MTPIPVNPPSLPAPSGYSHGTLSGNTLYLGGQTALDADMRIVPGGIVEQFRQAFGNVLTTLRAAGGVPEDLVSLTIYLTDIPDYQAHGKEIGKVWRELAGPVYPAMAGIGTTALWQPEAMIEILGVAVIPDDRLIRAEGRDDARA; this comes from the coding sequence ATGACTCCGATCCCGGTGAACCCGCCCTCACTCCCCGCACCGAGCGGCTACTCGCACGGCACGCTGAGTGGCAACACGCTCTACCTGGGCGGACAGACGGCCCTGGACGCGGACATGCGGATCGTCCCCGGGGGCATCGTCGAGCAGTTCCGGCAGGCGTTCGGCAACGTGCTCACCACGCTGCGGGCGGCCGGCGGTGTCCCCGAGGATCTGGTGAGCCTGACCATCTACCTCACCGACATCCCCGACTACCAGGCGCACGGCAAGGAGATCGGGAAGGTCTGGCGCGAGCTCGCGGGGCCGGTCTATCCGGCGATGGCCGGGATCGGCACGACCGCGCTGTGGCAGCCGGAGGCGATGATCGAGATCCTGGGGGTCGCGGTGATCCCGGACGACCGGCTCATCCGGGCGGAGGGCCGGGACGACGCCAGGGCGTGA
- a CDS encoding fumarylacetoacetate hydrolase family protein — MKLATVTHGGRTTAAVLDGDRWRALPADDLSALLATTATDRIAGLAGAELPGATPVLPLPSPRKVICCGLNYADHITEMGRELPAHPTLFAKYADTLTGPEDDLALPPGLDVDWEAELAVVVGARIRNADRNTSERAIAGYTIANDISVRDWQKRTLQWFQGKAWDRTTPLGPVVVTPDELDPVAGVEVICRVDGVERQHGNTSTLVFDAADLLAYVSTFTVLRPGDIVLTGTPGGVGSGMKPPVFLADGDLVETEIPGIGTLRNRFRLTDSRS; from the coding sequence ATGAAGCTCGCCACCGTGACCCACGGAGGCCGCACCACGGCCGCCGTGCTCGACGGCGACCGCTGGCGGGCGCTGCCGGCCGACGACCTCTCCGCACTGCTGGCGACCACGGCGACCGACCGCATCGCAGGTCTCGCCGGGGCCGAACTCCCCGGCGCCACCCCCGTGTTGCCGCTGCCCTCGCCCCGCAAGGTGATCTGCTGCGGCCTCAACTACGCCGACCACATCACCGAAATGGGCCGCGAGCTTCCCGCCCACCCCACGCTCTTCGCCAAGTACGCCGACACGCTCACCGGCCCCGAGGACGACCTGGCCCTGCCGCCCGGCCTCGACGTGGACTGGGAGGCGGAACTCGCGGTCGTGGTCGGTGCCCGGATCCGGAACGCGGACCGGAACACATCCGAACGGGCCATCGCCGGATACACGATCGCCAACGACATCAGCGTCCGGGACTGGCAGAAGCGCACGCTGCAGTGGTTCCAGGGCAAGGCATGGGACCGTACGACCCCCCTCGGCCCGGTGGTCGTCACGCCCGACGAGCTCGACCCGGTCGCGGGCGTCGAGGTGATCTGCCGGGTCGACGGCGTCGAGCGGCAGCACGGAAACACGAGCACGCTGGTCTTCGACGCCGCCGACCTGCTCGCCTACGTCTCCACCTTCACGGTCCTGCGCCCCGGCGACATCGTGCTCACCGGCACCCCCGGCGGCGTGGGCTCGGGCATGAAGCCACCGGTCTTCCTCGCCGACGGCGATCTCGTCGAGACCGAGATCCCCGGTATCGGCACCCTGCGCAACCGCTTCCGTCTCACCGACTCCAGGAGCTGA
- a CDS encoding cupin domain-containing protein codes for MEPDFSKYVLEGDNSSYANESGLVVPVVTRGGLEVGATGQSAGATRISGVSVQHTPATKLWFGKVSNESGYRSVPHHHGEAETGGYVISGRARIYFGERFEDYLDLSEGDWVFVPPFMPHVECNLDRNNPLTWMTTRTPENIVVNLDEVADADLRDWLDRP; via the coding sequence ATGGAACCCGATTTCTCCAAGTACGTCCTAGAGGGCGACAACTCGTCGTACGCCAACGAGTCCGGCCTGGTCGTCCCGGTCGTGACGCGCGGTGGTCTGGAGGTCGGCGCGACCGGCCAGTCCGCCGGGGCGACCCGGATCTCCGGCGTCTCCGTGCAGCACACGCCGGCCACCAAGCTGTGGTTCGGGAAAGTGAGCAACGAGTCGGGCTACCGCTCGGTGCCCCACCACCACGGCGAGGCGGAGACCGGCGGCTACGTCATCTCCGGCCGGGCCCGGATCTACTTCGGCGAGCGCTTCGAGGACTACCTCGACCTGTCGGAGGGCGACTGGGTCTTCGTCCCGCCGTTCATGCCGCACGTCGAGTGCAACCTCGACCGCAACAACCCGCTGACCTGGATGACGACCCGCACCCCGGAGAACATCGTGGTCAACCTGGACGAGGTGGCGGACGCCGACCTGCGCGACTGGCTGGACCGGCCGTGA